One region of Yersinia bercovieri ATCC 43970 genomic DNA includes:
- the xre gene encoding type II toxin-antitoxin system antitoxin Xre, with protein sequence MRAYHPTPASKTGALWREIGLPASRGTVLVDSIKLGFSVDVIDSIHLWASMPKAEILRATGIPSRSLTRRRTHDGRFTPEESERIARFVRVMDAAVDLFGGDKGKAITWMSTPIKGLGHHSPDSLLETETGALEVCDLIGRLEHGVFS encoded by the coding sequence ATGAGAGCATATCACCCAACACCTGCGAGCAAAACTGGCGCACTATGGCGTGAGATTGGTTTGCCCGCCAGCCGTGGCACCGTTTTGGTTGACAGCATTAAGTTGGGGTTTTCTGTTGATGTCATCGACAGTATTCACCTTTGGGCCTCCATGCCTAAAGCTGAAATATTACGAGCAACGGGGATCCCCAGCCGTAGTTTGACGCGTAGACGTACCCATGATGGCCGTTTTACGCCGGAAGAGAGTGAGCGAATTGCACGTTTCGTCCGCGTGATGGATGCGGCAGTCGATCTTTTTGGCGGCGATAAGGGCAAGGCCATCACCTGGATGTCAACGCCAATTAAGGGGTTGGGGCATCACAGCCCAGACTCTTTACTCGAGACAGAAACCGGCGCATTGGAAGTTTGTGACCTCATTGGGCGGTTGGAGCACGGCGTATTTTCCTAA
- the mpaA gene encoding murein tripeptide amidase MpaA, giving the protein MSQHRPRSARGNLVTLGQPYGKSLLGAPLHYFPAPHSAEKPGLIIAGTHGDESAAIVALSCALRTISPEQQRHHVVLAVNPDGCQLGLRANANGVDLNRNFPAENWQTGETVYRWNSVADARDVLLSAGEQAGSEPETQALCALITQLAPRWVVSFHEPLACIEDPDSSALGARLAANFNLPLVTSVGYATPGSFGSWCADRHLPCITAELPPISADAASECYLAALIDLLTLAD; this is encoded by the coding sequence ATGAGTCAACATCGGCCTCGCTCAGCGCGCGGAAATCTGGTCACCTTAGGCCAGCCCTATGGCAAATCTCTGCTGGGCGCACCGCTGCACTACTTCCCCGCCCCCCACTCAGCCGAAAAGCCTGGGCTGATTATCGCCGGAACCCATGGTGATGAGAGCGCCGCTATTGTTGCGCTCTCCTGTGCGCTACGCACTATCTCGCCGGAACAGCAGCGTCACCACGTGGTGCTGGCAGTCAATCCGGATGGTTGTCAATTGGGACTCCGGGCGAATGCCAATGGGGTTGATCTGAATCGTAATTTTCCCGCCGAAAACTGGCAGACAGGGGAGACGGTCTATCGCTGGAACAGTGTGGCTGATGCGCGAGATGTGCTGTTATCGGCAGGCGAACAGGCGGGATCTGAGCCGGAAACCCAGGCTTTATGTGCATTAATTACCCAGTTGGCACCGCGTTGGGTCGTTTCATTCCATGAACCGCTGGCCTGCATTGAGGATCCTGATAGCTCTGCGCTGGGTGCGCGGCTGGCGGCCAATTTTAACTTGCCGCTGGTTACCAGTGTGGGTTACGCCACACCCGGCTCTTTTGGCAGTTGGTGCGCAGATCGCCACTTGCCTTGTATCACCGCAGAATTACCGCCAATCTCAGCGGATGCCGCCAGTGAGTGTTATCTGGCGGCATTAATTGATCTATTGACGCTGGCTGATTAG
- a CDS encoding beta-glucoside-specific PTS transporter subunit IIABC, giving the protein MSAYKQLAGEIIEHVGGKDNIVSLTHCITRLRFSLRDAKKFNKSVLDKLDGVILAVESNGQYQVVIGNDVTKVYNVIIDEFGIKGDTSSADAHPTERKGNIVGRVFNKMSSILVPIVPALAGAGMLKALLVILSTYHFIDPTGSTYKILAAASNSVFYFLPLLLAFSCAKSFNAHPFVSVAIVGALLEPTFTGLMKNPGDIVDFMGIPVVLMKYSSTLIPAILAVWAYSYLERFLKRFIHQSIEMIAVPMLGLLIMVPVIVIAVGPIGVYLGDGIGAGIAYMNNVSGMLTGAIIGGGWTLLVMFGLHWGLVPVMLNNLALHGFDTIKPAAATATFASAGAAFGVFLKTKDKKLKSFALSTMVPALFAGVTEPIVYGISIKYKRPLIASLIAGTIAGGFVGAMGTTVMAYVFPALTTLPAFMTNTFAYYVIGISMAFALSTILTYLLGFDEQIDEAVVAPISNSTSNSPAIHDNPPAGLAGILLSAPLNGKIVPLTDVKDGVFASEIMGKGIAIYPSEGAVYSPVNGVVSKLFHTNHAIGIVSEEGVEILIHVGIDTVKLNGELFNSHINEGDFITKGQLLLTFDLDELITRDFDMTTPIVIANTDDYRNILATENECADRSNTLITVLPALA; this is encoded by the coding sequence ATGAGTGCATATAAGCAGCTGGCTGGGGAAATAATTGAGCATGTAGGTGGGAAAGACAATATTGTTTCTCTAACTCACTGCATTACACGTTTAAGATTTTCACTCAGAGATGCAAAGAAATTCAATAAATCCGTATTGGATAAGCTGGATGGTGTCATTTTAGCGGTTGAAAGTAATGGTCAATACCAGGTTGTTATTGGTAATGATGTGACCAAAGTCTACAATGTGATTATTGATGAGTTTGGCATTAAAGGCGACACCTCCTCTGCCGATGCTCACCCAACTGAAAGAAAAGGCAATATAGTTGGCCGAGTCTTTAATAAGATGTCCTCAATTTTGGTGCCCATCGTGCCGGCATTAGCCGGGGCCGGTATGTTAAAGGCATTGCTGGTTATCTTATCTACCTACCATTTTATTGATCCGACAGGGAGTACATATAAAATTCTGGCGGCGGCCAGTAACAGTGTATTTTATTTCCTGCCACTACTATTGGCCTTCTCATGTGCAAAATCGTTTAATGCTCACCCCTTTGTGTCAGTGGCAATTGTCGGAGCGCTACTCGAACCTACATTTACCGGATTGATGAAAAATCCAGGTGATATTGTTGATTTTATGGGTATTCCGGTGGTTCTGATGAAGTACTCATCAACCCTTATTCCGGCCATACTCGCCGTCTGGGCTTACTCCTATCTCGAACGATTTTTAAAACGCTTCATCCATCAAAGTATTGAAATGATTGCGGTGCCGATGCTGGGCTTATTAATTATGGTGCCGGTGATTGTCATTGCTGTCGGGCCGATTGGGGTCTATCTAGGGGATGGTATTGGTGCCGGCATTGCATATATGAACAATGTCAGCGGTATGCTAACGGGGGCTATTATTGGTGGCGGCTGGACACTGTTGGTTATGTTCGGTTTACACTGGGGCTTAGTGCCGGTAATGCTAAATAATCTGGCACTACATGGTTTCGATACTATTAAGCCCGCTGCGGCCACCGCCACATTTGCTTCGGCTGGTGCGGCATTCGGTGTATTCCTTAAAACCAAAGATAAGAAATTAAAATCCTTTGCTCTGTCCACCATGGTTCCGGCGCTTTTTGCTGGGGTGACTGAGCCGATTGTTTACGGTATTTCGATAAAATATAAACGTCCATTGATTGCGTCTCTTATTGCCGGAACCATTGCTGGTGGATTTGTTGGCGCCATGGGCACCACAGTAATGGCGTATGTTTTCCCGGCACTGACTACGCTGCCTGCATTTATGACGAATACCTTCGCTTATTATGTTATTGGCATTTCAATGGCTTTTGCGCTCTCTACGATATTGACTTATCTCTTGGGTTTTGATGAGCAAATAGATGAAGCCGTCGTAGCGCCTATATCAAACAGTACATCAAACAGCCCGGCCATACATGATAACCCTCCCGCAGGGCTGGCTGGGATTTTATTATCAGCGCCGCTTAATGGAAAAATAGTTCCCTTAACAGATGTTAAAGATGGTGTTTTCGCCAGCGAAATAATGGGTAAGGGTATTGCTATTTACCCCTCGGAAGGGGCGGTATATTCACCGGTGAATGGTGTTGTATCAAAACTATTTCACACCAATCATGCCATTGGTATTGTTTCTGAGGAGGGGGTGGAGATTTTAATTCATGTCGGCATAGATACCGTTAAATTAAATGGTGAGCTTTTCAATAGTCATATTAATGAGGGTGACTTTATCACCAAAGGGCAATTGCTTTTGACATTCGACCTTGATGAGTTAATCACCAGGGATTTTGATATGACCACGCCGATTGTCATTGCTAATACTGACGATTATAGAAATATTCTGGCAACTGAAAATGAGTGTGCTGATCGTAGCAATACATTAATTACTGTGCTTCCTGCTTTAGCTTAA
- the licT gene encoding BglG family transcription antiterminator LicT has protein sequence MRIQRVLNNNVVVAHDFSGKECVVIGKGVGFNKKSSDLVDDACIQKIFRLDEENSFGKANDAFQDVPEALFDIVLEIVKQATTRLDRKIHKSVYASLLDHISFAIERTKQGVHVRNMLLWDIKRLYRNEFIIGVSALANIKQKLNIELAEDEAGFIALHLLNSQKDGTMPDIENVSKVIQDILNIVKYHFNIEYEEESINFQRFVTHLKFFSHRLLSNTYVATNDNSLHDIVAEKYAVSYACAKKIDKFIEHDYGRALTDDEMMFLSIHIEHVRKSI, from the coding sequence ATGCGAATACAAAGAGTTCTGAATAACAATGTTGTTGTCGCGCACGATTTTAGTGGGAAAGAGTGCGTTGTTATTGGCAAAGGTGTCGGATTCAATAAAAAGAGCAGTGACCTTGTCGATGATGCCTGCATTCAAAAGATATTTCGTCTTGATGAAGAAAATAGCTTTGGTAAGGCAAATGATGCTTTTCAGGATGTTCCTGAGGCGTTGTTTGATATCGTGCTGGAAATTGTCAAACAAGCCACGACTCGGTTAGATAGAAAAATTCATAAAAGTGTTTATGCCTCCTTGCTTGATCATATAAGTTTTGCTATTGAACGGACAAAGCAGGGCGTTCATGTCAGAAATATGCTGCTTTGGGATATCAAGCGCCTTTACCGCAATGAGTTTATTATTGGCGTATCTGCATTGGCTAATATTAAGCAGAAACTCAATATCGAGTTGGCAGAGGATGAAGCGGGGTTTATTGCTCTACACCTATTAAACTCGCAAAAAGATGGCACCATGCCTGACATAGAAAATGTGTCAAAAGTTATTCAGGATATTTTAAATATCGTCAAATATCACTTCAATATTGAATATGAAGAAGAGTCAATTAACTTTCAGCGTTTTGTAACTCACTTAAAATTCTTTTCACATCGATTATTAAGCAACACCTATGTTGCCACCAATGATAACTCGCTACATGATATTGTGGCAGAAAAGTATGCTGTCTCTTATGCTTGTGCGAAAAAGATAGATAAATTTATTGAGCATGACTATGGGCGAGCATTAACAGATGACGAAATGATGTTTCTCTCTATCCATATTGAGCATGTGAGAAAATCAATCTAA
- the tpx gene encoding thiol peroxidase — MTQTVHFQGNPVTVAGQLPQVGDKAKDFTLVAKDLSDVALSNFVGKRKVLNIFPSIDTGVCAASVRKFNQLAGELENTVVLCISSDLPFAQSRFCGAEGLSNVTTLSTLRGADFKQAYGVAITEGPLAGLTARAVVVLDGQDNVIYSELVNEITTEPNYDAALAALK; from the coding sequence ATGACACAAACCGTACATTTTCAAGGCAATCCAGTGACCGTCGCCGGTCAATTGCCGCAAGTGGGCGATAAAGCGAAAGACTTTACTTTGGTAGCGAAAGATTTATCTGACGTGGCCCTGAGCAACTTCGTTGGCAAACGTAAAGTCCTGAATATCTTCCCAAGCATTGATACTGGTGTTTGTGCTGCATCGGTACGTAAATTCAATCAACTGGCAGGCGAACTTGAGAACACTGTAGTTCTTTGCATCTCCTCAGACTTGCCATTTGCCCAATCACGTTTTTGCGGTGCTGAAGGTCTGAGCAACGTCACTACACTGTCAACTTTGCGTGGCGCTGACTTCAAACAAGCTTACGGTGTGGCTATTACTGAAGGCCCATTGGCAGGTTTGACTGCCCGTGCTGTGGTGGTTCTGGATGGTCAGGACAACGTTATCTACAGTGAGTTGGTTAATGAGATCACCACTGAACCAAACTATGATGCCGCACTGGCAGCACTGAAATAA
- the tyrR gene encoding transcriptional regulator TyrR, whose translation MRLEVFCEDRIGLTRELLDLLVLRSIDLRGIEIDPIGRIYLNFSQLDFSVFSALMMDIRRIDGVTDVRTVSFMPSEREHRSLRALLESMPEPVFSIDLKGNLELANPAARDLFSLNEEKIRHKTAGSLLGGYNFARWFEGGETAPHTERVLINNQDYLMEITPIQLEDENQKNQTVGAVVMLKSTARMGQQLQILSVNDDTEFKQIVATSTKMRQVLDQARKLAMLDAPLLLVGDTGTGKDLLARACHLRSPRGKMPFLGLNCASLPDDVVESELFGYAAGAYPNAIEGKKGFFEQANGGSVLLDEIGEMSPRMQIKLLRFLNDGTFRRVGEEHEVHVDVRVICATQKNLVELVQRGEFREDLYYRLNVLTITLPPLRERQADIMPLTALFVARFSDEQGVPRPKLAPELSSFLTNYGWPGNVRQLKNAIYRALTQLEGSELRPQDITLPEFEVEAALGDEVLDGSLDDISKRFERSVLTRLYRNYPSTRKLAKRLGVSHTAIANKLREYGLSSKRPVSDESEEE comes from the coding sequence ATGCGCTTGGAAGTTTTTTGCGAAGACCGAATCGGTCTTACCAGAGAGTTACTTGATCTCTTGGTTTTACGCAGCATTGATTTACGGGGGATCGAAATTGATCCAATTGGTCGCATCTACCTGAACTTCTCTCAACTAGATTTCAGCGTATTTAGCGCATTAATGATGGATATTCGCCGCATTGATGGTGTAACTGATGTCCGCACCGTCTCCTTTATGCCATCAGAGCGAGAGCACCGCTCACTGCGCGCACTGCTCGAGTCGATGCCTGAGCCGGTCTTCTCTATCGATTTAAAGGGCAATCTTGAGCTAGCCAACCCGGCGGCCCGTGATCTGTTCTCCCTCAATGAGGAGAAAATCCGCCACAAAACTGCGGGCAGCCTCCTGGGTGGCTATAACTTTGCCCGCTGGTTTGAGGGGGGAGAAACAGCACCTCATACCGAACGTGTGTTGATCAATAATCAGGATTATCTGATGGAGATCACCCCCATCCAGCTCGAAGACGAGAATCAGAAAAATCAGACTGTTGGCGCGGTAGTGATGCTAAAATCTACCGCCCGCATGGGGCAGCAACTGCAAATCCTATCGGTTAACGACGATACTGAATTTAAGCAGATAGTCGCGACCAGCACTAAAATGCGTCAGGTGCTTGATCAAGCTCGCAAGTTAGCCATGTTGGATGCGCCACTGTTGTTGGTGGGGGATACCGGCACCGGGAAGGATCTCTTGGCGCGCGCCTGTCATCTGCGCAGTCCACGCGGAAAAATGCCTTTTCTCGGGCTTAACTGCGCTTCATTGCCAGACGACGTGGTGGAAAGCGAACTGTTCGGTTATGCCGCCGGGGCTTACCCCAATGCCATTGAAGGCAAAAAAGGCTTTTTTGAGCAGGCAAATGGTGGCTCGGTGCTGCTGGACGAAATCGGCGAAATGTCGCCTCGCATGCAGATCAAACTGTTGCGCTTCCTCAATGATGGCACTTTCCGCCGGGTTGGTGAGGAGCATGAGGTGCATGTCGATGTGCGGGTGATTTGCGCCACGCAAAAGAATTTAGTGGAGTTGGTACAGCGCGGTGAGTTCCGTGAGGATCTCTATTATCGCCTCAATGTGCTGACTATCACTTTGCCGCCATTACGTGAGCGTCAGGCCGATATCATGCCGCTGACGGCGCTATTTGTTGCTCGTTTCTCCGATGAACAGGGTGTTCCTCGGCCAAAACTGGCCCCGGAGCTCAGCAGTTTCCTGACCAACTATGGCTGGCCGGGTAATGTGCGGCAACTGAAAAATGCCATCTATCGCGCCTTGACCCAGTTAGAGGGTTCAGAGCTGCGACCACAAGATATTACTCTGCCGGAATTTGAAGTTGAAGCCGCGCTGGGGGATGAAGTGCTGGATGGTTCGCTGGATGATATCAGCAAACGGTTCGAACGTTCGGTGCTGACCCGGCTTTATCGCAACTATCCGAGCACGCGGAAACTGGCTAAGCGGCTGGGTGTTTCCCACACCGCGATTGCCAATAAGTTACGCGAATATGGCTTAAGCAGTAAACGGCCGGTGAGTGATGAGAGTGAAGAGGAGTAA
- the zntB gene encoding zinc transporter ZntB, which yields MDVVEGKALQISDAVYAYQLDGKGGVTSISPDALATAEQPCWLHLDYTHPASAAWLQNTPLLPEVVRDGLAGESVRPKVTRLGDGTMVTLRGINFNNDARPDQLVTIRVYMTDKLIVSTRHRKVYSIDDVLNDLQSGTGPTNSGNWLVEIVDGLTDHTSEFIEDLHDKIIDLEDDLLEQKIPQRGQMALLRKQLIVLRRYMAPQRDVFSRLASERLPWMNDDDRRRMQEISERLGRGLEDLDSSIARTAVLSDEISSLMADAMNRRTYTMSLLAMVFLPTTFLTGLFGVNLGGIPGNTDAFGFATFCMMLVLLVLAVAWWLKHSKWL from the coding sequence GTGGATGTAGTCGAAGGGAAAGCACTGCAAATCTCTGATGCAGTTTATGCTTATCAGTTGGACGGTAAGGGGGGTGTGACGTCAATTAGCCCTGATGCGCTCGCTACTGCGGAGCAACCTTGCTGGTTGCATCTGGATTACACTCACCCGGCAAGTGCCGCCTGGCTGCAAAACACCCCACTGCTGCCAGAGGTGGTGCGTGACGGACTGGCCGGTGAGAGTGTGCGCCCCAAGGTTACCCGCTTAGGCGATGGCACTATGGTAACCCTGCGGGGTATCAATTTTAATAATGATGCTCGCCCCGATCAGCTAGTCACTATCCGCGTCTATATGACGGATAAATTGATTGTCTCAACCCGTCATCGCAAAGTTTACTCCATTGATGATGTGTTGAATGATTTGCAAAGTGGCACAGGCCCGACAAACAGTGGCAATTGGCTGGTGGAGATTGTGGATGGTCTGACTGACCATACCAGCGAATTTATTGAAGATTTGCACGATAAAATTATTGATCTTGAAGATGATTTACTGGAACAGAAAATCCCGCAGCGTGGGCAAATGGCCCTGTTGCGTAAGCAGTTGATTGTCTTGCGTCGCTACATGGCACCCCAGCGGGATGTCTTCTCACGGCTCGCCAGTGAGCGGCTGCCGTGGATGAATGATGATGATCGGCGTCGTATGCAGGAGATCTCAGAGCGCTTGGGGCGTGGTCTAGAGGATTTAGACTCTAGCATCGCGAGGACTGCGGTGCTGTCCGATGAAATTAGTTCATTAATGGCGGATGCAATGAATCGGCGAACTTACACTATGTCGCTGCTGGCTATGGTATTTTTACCAACCACTTTCTTAACCGGCTTGTTTGGGGTCAACCTGGGGGGGATCCCCGGTAACACCGACGCTTTTGGTTTTGCGACATTTTGCATGATGTTGGTGCTTTTAGTCTTGGCTGTTGCCTGGTGGTTAAAGCACAGTAAATGGCTCTAA
- the ycjG gene encoding L-Ala-D/L-Glu epimerase — MRTMRFYPEAWPLHSAFVISRGSRTEAKVVVVEIEENGILAFGECTPYPHYGESESSVMAQLALVVSAIEEGASRGALQQLLPAGAARNAVDCALWQLECLQQQQSLWHLSQIAPVAHIAMAQTVSIGAPETMAYSASALARQGANLLKIKLDDHLIAERLVAIRSAAPEVTLIVDANESWQTEGLAARCQLLADLGVAMLEQPLPAGQDDCLQNFIHPLPICADESCHTRADLASLVGRYDMVNIKLDKSGGLTEALLLAEQAKSLGFAIMLGCMLCTSRAIRAALPLAPGARFVDLDGPTWLAQDVEGGLRFSTGAIDLSA, encoded by the coding sequence TTGAGAACGATGCGTTTCTACCCTGAGGCCTGGCCTCTACACTCTGCGTTTGTTATTTCCCGTGGCAGTCGTACAGAGGCGAAAGTGGTGGTGGTCGAAATTGAAGAGAATGGCATCCTAGCCTTTGGCGAATGTACGCCATATCCCCATTATGGCGAAAGTGAATCTTCGGTGATGGCCCAGCTTGCCTTGGTGGTAAGCGCCATAGAAGAGGGGGCTTCACGAGGCGCGTTACAGCAGCTTTTACCTGCTGGGGCGGCCAGGAACGCGGTGGATTGTGCGCTATGGCAACTGGAGTGTTTGCAGCAGCAACAAAGTTTATGGCACCTAAGCCAGATAGCGCCGGTTGCTCATATTGCGATGGCCCAGACGGTGAGCATTGGTGCGCCAGAAACCATGGCGTACAGTGCCAGCGCATTGGCGCGCCAGGGGGCCAACCTACTGAAAATCAAACTTGATGACCATCTCATTGCCGAGCGGTTGGTGGCGATCCGCAGTGCTGCGCCTGAAGTGACGTTAATCGTCGATGCTAATGAGTCGTGGCAAACAGAAGGGTTGGCGGCCCGTTGCCAGCTACTGGCTGATTTAGGCGTCGCCATGCTTGAGCAGCCATTGCCTGCGGGCCAGGATGACTGTTTGCAGAATTTTATTCATCCGTTACCCATTTGCGCTGATGAGAGCTGCCACACGCGAGCCGATTTAGCCAGTCTGGTTGGCCGCTATGATATGGTCAATATTAAGCTGGATAAAAGTGGTGGGTTAACCGAGGCATTGCTGTTAGCCGAGCAGGCGAAATCACTGGGATTTGCCATTATGCTCGGTTGCATGCTGTGCACTTCCCGCGCCATTCGGGCCGCATTGCCTTTGGCACCGGGCGCCCGCTTTGTTGATTTGGACGGCCCCACGTGGTTGGCGCAGGATGTTGAGGGCGGGCTGCGCTTCTCAACCGGGGCGATTGATCTGTCGGCCTAA
- the ttcA gene encoding tRNA 2-thiocytidine(32) synthetase TtcA codes for MQDKQVVNQKIQYDLNKLQKRLRRNVGQAIADFNMIEEGDRVMVCLSGGKDSYTMLDILQSLQKSAPINFTLIAVNLDQKQPGFPEDILPAYLDKQGVEYKIVEENTYGIVKEIIPEGKTTCSLCSRLRRGILYRTATELGATKIALGHHRDDILQTLFLNMFYGGKLKGMPPKLMSDDGKHIVIRPLAYCREKDIERFAVAREYPIIPCNLCGSQPNLQRQVIKDMLRDWDKQYPGRIETMFSAMQNVVPSHLNDHKLFDFKAITHDSEVVDGGDLAFDREELPLQPVGWQPESDEENENQPLVRLDVVEIK; via the coding sequence ATGCAAGATAAACAAGTGGTTAATCAAAAAATTCAATACGATTTGAACAAATTACAAAAACGTTTGCGCCGTAATGTCGGTCAGGCGATTGCTGATTTTAATATGATTGAAGAGGGTGACCGGGTGATGGTCTGCCTTTCTGGGGGCAAAGACAGCTATACCATGCTGGATATTTTGCAAAGCCTGCAAAAAAGCGCACCAATCAACTTCACCTTGATCGCCGTTAATCTGGATCAGAAACAGCCGGGCTTCCCGGAAGATATCCTGCCGGCTTATCTGGATAAACAGGGGGTGGAATATAAGATTGTGGAAGAGAATACCTACGGGATTGTGAAAGAGATTATTCCCGAAGGAAAAACCACCTGCTCACTCTGCTCTCGCCTGCGCCGTGGAATTTTGTACCGCACCGCCACTGAGTTAGGGGCGACCAAGATAGCTTTGGGTCATCATCGTGATGATATTCTGCAAACGCTGTTCCTGAATATGTTCTATGGCGGGAAGCTGAAAGGTATGCCACCTAAATTGATGAGCGACGACGGTAAACATATCGTCATTCGCCCACTGGCCTACTGCCGTGAGAAAGATATTGAGCGGTTTGCCGTGGCAAGAGAGTATCCGATTATTCCTTGTAACTTATGTGGTTCGCAGCCTAACCTGCAACGTCAGGTGATCAAAGATATGTTACGTGACTGGGATAAGCAGTATCCGGGTCGGATCGAAACGATGTTTAGCGCCATGCAAAATGTGGTGCCATCACACTTGAATGACCATAAATTGTTTGATTTTAAAGCTATTACCCACGACAGCGAAGTGGTTGATGGCGGTGATCTGGCGTTTGATCGCGAGGAGCTACCACTGCAACCGGTAGGCTGGCAACCGGAAAGTGATGAAGAAAATGAAAATCAGCCGCTGGTACGCCTCGACGTGGTAGAAATCAAATAA
- a CDS encoding peptide ABC transporter substrate-binding protein, which yields MRYFRYALCAAWVGSILGTASAADLPAGTVLAEKQEIVRHLKDEPASLDPMKAVGLIEAQVDRDLFEGLVNQNAQGEIIPGVATNWQTTDNQTYIFTLRKDAKWSNGDPVTAQDFVYSWRRLVDPKSLSPFAWFAELAGVENAQQIIAGKMPPKSLGVSAVNDHTLKVKLIRPVPYFPSLTANFSLFPVPQTIVEKYGSDWTKVGNLVGNGAFKLQDRVVNEKLVLVPNEHYWDHAHTVLTKVTFIPINQEANATKRYQAGDIDITESFPKNLYQKLLKDIPGQVYTPDQLGTYYYAFNTQRAPTNDVRVRKALSYAIDRKIIAEKVLGTGEKPAYHFTPDVTANYHPVANILQQQDQDELDAQAKALLHAAGYGPDKPLKLSLLYNTSDNNQKLAIAIASMWKKTLGVDVQMINQEWKTYIDSRNTGNFDVVRASWVGDYNEPSTFLSLLTSMHSGNIAKFKSADYDRLLNEAGRETNPKLLNDDYNKAEQIIAEQVPIAPIYQFTNGRLIKPWVKGYPITNPEDVAYSHSLYIIKH from the coding sequence ATGCGCTATTTCCGTTATGCATTGTGTGCCGCATGGGTTGGCTCAATATTGGGCACGGCAAGTGCCGCTGACCTCCCTGCCGGCACGGTACTGGCCGAGAAACAAGAAATTGTTCGTCACCTTAAAGATGAACCGGCGTCCCTTGACCCAATGAAAGCCGTCGGGTTGATAGAGGCGCAGGTCGATCGGGATCTGTTCGAAGGGTTGGTTAACCAGAATGCGCAGGGTGAAATTATTCCAGGCGTCGCCACCAACTGGCAAACCACCGATAATCAAACTTACATCTTTACGCTCCGTAAAGACGCGAAATGGTCTAATGGCGATCCGGTGACGGCGCAAGACTTTGTCTATAGCTGGCGTCGTTTAGTTGACCCTAAAAGTTTATCTCCTTTTGCCTGGTTTGCTGAACTGGCTGGCGTAGAAAATGCCCAACAAATCATTGCCGGAAAAATGCCACCAAAAAGTTTAGGGGTGAGTGCCGTGAATGATCACACCTTAAAAGTTAAGCTTATCCGGCCGGTACCTTATTTCCCCAGTTTGACGGCTAATTTTAGTCTATTCCCAGTACCGCAAACCATTGTTGAGAAGTACGGCAGTGACTGGACGAAAGTCGGTAATCTGGTTGGAAACGGCGCATTTAAATTACAAGACCGCGTGGTCAATGAGAAATTAGTTTTGGTGCCGAATGAACACTATTGGGACCATGCTCATACTGTCTTGACTAAAGTGACCTTTATTCCAATCAATCAGGAAGCGAATGCCACTAAACGTTATCAGGCGGGGGATATCGATATTACAGAGTCTTTCCCGAAGAATTTATATCAGAAACTGTTAAAAGATATTCCGGGTCAAGTTTATACGCCGGATCAGCTAGGGACTTATTATTACGCCTTTAATACCCAGCGTGCGCCGACCAATGATGTTCGGGTACGCAAAGCATTATCTTACGCCATCGATCGTAAGATTATCGCTGAAAAGGTTCTGGGCACCGGTGAGAAGCCCGCTTATCACTTTACCCCTGATGTCACCGCCAATTACCACCCGGTGGCGAATATATTGCAGCAACAAGATCAGGATGAATTGGATGCGCAAGCCAAGGCGCTGCTCCATGCTGCGGGTTATGGCCCGGATAAACCGCTAAAATTATCATTGCTGTACAATACATCTGACAACAATCAGAAATTAGCCATTGCCATAGCGTCGATGTGGAAGAAAACATTGGGTGTGGATGTGCAGATGATTAACCAGGAGTGGAAGACTTATATTGATAGTCGCAATACCGGTAATTTTGATGTGGTGCGAGCATCATGGGTGGGCGACTACAATGAACCATCAACCTTCCTGTCACTACTGACGTCAATGCACAGTGGGAATATTGCCAAATTTAAGAGTGCGGATTATGACCGCCTGCTAAATGAAGCGGGCCGCGAGACGAATCCCAAATTATTAAATGATGATTATAATAAGGCCGAGCAGATTATTGCGGAGCAGGTGCCGATAGCGCCAATATATCAATTTACCAATGGGCGCTTAATTAAGCCATGGGTGAAAGGTTACCCCATTACCAACCCGGAAGATGTTGCATATAGCCACAGCCTGTACATTATCAAGCACTAA